In Gadus morhua chromosome 9, gadMor3.0, whole genome shotgun sequence, the sequence tcttcaactttggtcacacacacccacacacaccaccacaaacacatgaTAAACAAtggtacccacacacacacacacacacacatacatatacacacacacacacacacacacacacacacacacgcatacgcatacacacacatatcctcAACTttggtacacacaaacacccacacacaccaccgcacacacatcatcaatcttggtacatacatacacactcagacacacaccagcacacacaattcatcaactttggtacacacacacacttacaaaacaCATTATCAGTCGGTCAAGGTGTGTCTTctaaggtcagaggtcaggtgtTTTGAAGTCAGATGTCAGTGTTCAGAGGTCACAGGTCAAGTGTTCTGAGGTCAGATGTCAGTGTTCAGAGGTCAGGTGTTCTGCGGTCAGAGGTCAGGTGTTCTGAGGTCAGTGTTTAGAGGTCAGGTGGTCAGAGGTCAAGTGTTCTGAGGTCAGATGTTCTGAGGTCAGTGTTCAGAGGTCAGGTGTTCTGAGGTCAGTGTTCAGAGGTCAGGTGttctgaggtcagaggtcaggtgtCCTGAGTTCAGTGTCCTAAGGTCAGGTGTTCTGAGGTCAGAGTTCAGGTGTCCTGAGGTCAGTGTCCTAAGGTCAGGTGTTGTGTGGGGTCTCTCCAGCTCACCTGTCCCAGCACACGGGCTACAGCCTGTGGGAGTACCTGCTGACCACGCGGCCGGGCGTGGGCTGGGTGCGCGGCTCGGCCTCCCTGACAGGTGTGGTGCTGCAGCTGCTCATCGGCCTGATGGtgctctgctcctccaccttcGTCAGGCGCAGCGGACACTTCgaggtgcgtgggtgtgtgtgtgtgtgtgtgtgtgtgcgtgcgtgcgtgtgttttgggttgtgtgtgtatgagtgtgtggtgtatgtatacgtgtgtgtgtatgttcatatgtgtgtgtgtatgtatatattttgtgtgtatgtgtgggtttgtgtgtgtgtgtatgcgtggtgtatgtatataatacagtatgtgtgtttgtgtgtgtgtgtgtgtagtctaacccccccttccccccaggtATTCTACTGGTCCCACCTgtcctacgtgtgtgtgtgtgtgtgtgtaggctaacCCCCCCTTGCCCCCAGGTGTTCTACTGGTCCCACCTgtcctacgtgtgtgtgtgtgtgtgtgtgtgtaggctaacCCCCCCTTGCCCCCAGGTGTTCTACTGGTCCCACCTGTCCTACGTGTGGGTCTGGTCCCTCCTCGTCGTCCACTGTGCCAACTTCTGGAAGTGGTTCCTGGTCCCGGGTCTGGTGTTTCTGCTGGAGAAGGTCCTGGGCCTGGCCTTCGCCCACATGGGCGGCCTCTACATAGTGGAGGTCAACCTGCTGCCCTCCAAGGTGAGGCCCCCAGGGACCCCCCAGGGCCCGCCCCCAGGGGCTGCCACGGGAGGACTTCCCCCTGTTGGGTTTAGTTACCaatcattagtgtgtgtgtgtgtgcgtgtgtgtgtgtgtgtgtgtgtgtgtgtgtgtgtgtgtgtgtgtgtgtgtgtgtgtgtgtgcgtgtgtgtgtgcaggtgaccCACCTGGTGATAAAGAGGCCCCCGTTCTTCACCTTTAAACCCGGGGACTACCTCTACATCAACATCCCGGACATCGCTACGTACGAGTGGCACCCCTTCACCATCAGCAGCGCGCCCGAACAGTCTGGTAACCAGTACCCCCGGTACAACATTACCAGTACTGTACACTAGTACATACATGGTATATACACTATATTCTAGTATATGTTACAGTAGGGTATATACACTTTAGCCCAGTATATGGTACAGTCAGGTATATACAATATACCCTCGTATATGGCCCCCTTAGGTATATACACTATATTCAAATATACGGTACATTCAGGTATATACACTATATCTTAGTATATGGTGCAGTCAGGTATGTACACATATGGTATGTATCCTATGTAACCTAGTATATACTGTAGTACAGTCAGTAGTCCCGCTGTGTTTCAGACACCCTTTGGCTCCATATCCGCTCGATGGGCCAGTGGACAAACCGTCTGTTTGAGTTCTTCAGGCAGCCGGAGACACTGGCTTCCAGCCCCAAGAGGCTGGCCACCAGCCTCCGCAACAAGAGGCAGCTGGTCCAGACCCAGGTTGGAAACTACCTGGCACCACGTTATATACCTAAACTACCATTACATCACGTTCTATACCCAAACTACCACTACATCACTTTATTTACCTAAAACTACCATTACACCACGTTATATACCTAAACTAGCATTACATCACGTTCTATACCTATACTACCACTACATCACTTTATATACCTAAAACTACCATTACACCAAGTTATATACCTAAACTACCACTACATCACTTAATATACCTAAACTACCATAAATCACGTTGTATACCTTAACTACCACTACACCCTGTTATGTACCTAAACTACCACTACATAACGTTATGTacttagagctgtcagttaaacgcgttattaacggcgttaacgcaaaccaaatttaacggcgttaaattttttatcgcgcgattaacgcaattattttataaaaaataaaaaaaaattttttttcttttttctttggctcaaaacaaagaagcagtaggctgactgctatgttcaaatgacatttgttcaaagcagtcgtttaattgcactataggctctttttttgtatcgtcctgttttgatcagtgtatatgccaatgttgttatcaataaaaaatcatttgcacaaggcaagccgatgcacttcaccatgttgataagagaattaaaatgagaagaattatgggacaaaaaaatattttaatcgcttgacagctctagtaccTATACTACCATTACATCACGTTATATACCTAAACTACCACTACACAACTTAATATACCTAAACTACCATAAATCACGTTGTATACCTTTTCTACCACTACACCCTGTTATGTACCTACACTACCACCACATAACGTTATGTACCTAAACTACCATTACACCATGTTATGTACCTAAACTATATCTAGGTCATAGGTCATGTGTAGGGTTAAAGGTCATACCTAGGGTCCTCTCTTTCTTGTACCAGGAGCAGAATTTCTGGGCCACGGTCTCCAACGGCACCGTGGCAACCAATGAGGACGAGGCTGTGGAGCTGACCATGTACCGTCAGAGGAGCTCCGGAGCTGCTGCCTCAACGGTGGCAGAGGTTCCCCCTGGGGTCCAGGCAGCCCCGGGGGAAGAGGGAGCCAAGGGAGAAGAGACCCTGACCCAAGACCAGCTGGACCACgtggagaaaggagagggaccACATCTGAGAGAGGTTCTTACCTTTACACTGTAGtaccaacacacagagagctgaGGAGCATTGAGGAGAACGTTGAGGAGAACTTTGAGGAGAACGTTGTTGAGGAAAACTTTGAGGAGAACTTTGAGGAGAACATTGAGGAGAACGTTGAGAATATTGAGGAGAACGTTGAGAACATTGAGGAGAACATTGAGGCAAACGTTGTTGAGGAGAACTTTGAGGAGAGCATGGAGGAGAACATTGAGGAGAGCGTGTTGAGGAGAACTTTGAGGAGAACATTTAGGAGAACATTGAGGAAAACGGTGTTGAGGAGAACTTTGAGGAGAACATTGAGGAGAACTTTGAGGAGAACATGTAGGAAAACGTTGAGGAGAACGTTTAGGAGAACATGGTTCGGGAGAACATTGTTGAGGAGAACATGGCCGTTCAAATGTTTTCTACTCTGACCTTCAGATCCCAGCCAAACTGGGGGACAACCACCAGCTCTGCAACATCAAGGTGGGAGGCTTCTCCATTCCTAGATTCAAATGAATTCAATATGTTTGATCCACTATTTACTTCATAACCTTTTCGATTTATATTATATCCTGTGCAGATATTTCTGCAATAAAATTAATTCTGATTCAGATCTTCCTAATCAGTAGGAAGGAATAGCTCATGGTTAAGATGTAGACCTGCATTGTGGGAATCtgtctgttgtttttatttcaatGCTTTGGTGTTAGATGTTGCTGTGGCTCTTCACCTGTGGTTGTATtgcagtgttgtgttgttaGATGTTGCTGTAGGTCTTCACCTCTGGTTCTATTGCAGTGTTATGGTGTTAGATGTTGCTTTAGGTCTTCACCTGTGGTTGTATTGTAGTGTTATGTTGATGGGCCGTACGGAACGCCCACCAGACAGATATTTGCGTCAGAGCACGCTGTGCTGATCGGGGCAGGGATTGGCATCACCCCCTTTGCCTCCATCCTCCAAAGCATCATGTACAGGTGAGAGAACAGCCTTCAGAAACAGGTGAGAGAACAGCCTTCAGAAACAGGTGAGAGAACAGCTTACAGAAACAGCTGAGAGAAAAGCCTTTAGAAACAGATGAGAGAACAGCCTTCAGAAACAGGTGAGAGAACAGCCTTCACAAACAGGTGAGAGAACAGTTTTCAGAAACAGGTCAGAGGACAACCTTTAGAAAAAGGTGAGAGAAAAACCTTCAGAAACAGGTGAGAGGAAAGCCTTCAGAAACAGGTGAGAGAACAGCCTTTAGAAACAGATGAGAGAACAGCCTTCACAAACAGATGAGACAACAGCCTTGAGAAACAAGTTTTATCTCCAGTTTAACTCTAAACCTGTAGGTCTCTCCAGTCTCACTCTAACCCTGTAGGTCTCTTGTGTCTAACTCTAACCCTGTAGGTGTCTCCAGTCTCATATCTATGGTCTCTTATTCTTAAGGTATCGGAGGAGGAAGCAGAATTGTCCGAACTGCAGCTACTCCTGGTGTGAAAACATAATAGACAGCGATATGAAGTTACGGAAGGTACAAATTCATAAATAAACGAATAAACTATAAATAAATcaactatttatttatatattttagctCGTCCAATTTGATTGCATGCTTTGCTTGTTGTCAGTTGATAAAAGTGTGTCTTCTGAACGACTGCTTGTTGTCTCTGTGGTGCAGGTGGACTTCATCTGGATCAACCGAGACCAGAAGTCCTTTGAGTGGTTTGTCAGTCTGCTCACTAAACTGGAGATGGACCAGGCTGACGAAGAGccagagggtgaggagagagagacagagagagacagagagagaggggggaggaaaggtagagggagagagagagagagagagagagagagagagagagagagagagagagagagagagaggggagagagagagagagagagagagagagagagagagagagagagagagagagagagagagagagagagagagagagagagagagagagagagagagagagagagagagagagagagagagagacgtagagagaaagagactcccgtgtgagagtgtgagagaggggatgggaggaagaCACAGGGAGAGTTTCTAACCAATTCCTTATTTTTGGGGGGTTTATTTCCATTTCCTATAAAGCACTTTGAATAAAAGTGGATATAAACAAAGTGTATGATTATCTTGCTTTCATTGTCGGTATTCTCTTCTGTTCATCATGGCTTCATGATTGGATGCGTGTGATTGGTCAGGCCGCTTCCTGGAGATGCACATGTACATGACGTCAGCACTCAGCAAGAACGACATGAAGGCCATCGGCCTCCAGATGGCGCTGGACCTGCTGGctaagaaggagaagagagactcCATCACCGGGCTGCAGACCAGGACCCAGCCCGGCCGACCCGACTGGGCCAAGGTAGCACACTGTACTGGTGGACCTTTACTGTACTGGGGGACCAGTTCCTTATTCATGTCGAATAACTGTACTGGTCTCCTATACTTGATGTGTCTCACTtaatgtgtccctgagcaagacacttaccTAAACCCTAACTgtatgtaagtcgctttggataaaagcgtctgctaaatgctctgATTGTCATTCACTATTCCGGCACAGATCACACCTTAAGCTCTACCAACTAATCCAAGgatatacttttatattatctatctatattaTCTATATCTGTATAATATACTTCTATTGTATATATTATCATAATCATAGAGTGTATACAATATATCATACTCGAGCACAAAACCAaatatcataaaataaaatatgcaatGTCATAAAATAAAAGTCCAACAAATGATTATCAAGTAACAGAGGCAGTCGCTGATTTGGTCAGTGAAATGTTTTGTAAGTAGAAGAATGACAATGTTAAGTTAGTCGCAGGTTAGGCTGAGGTTCTCAGTGTTATGTTGAGTTAGTCTGAGGTTAACCTGAGGTTCTCAGTGTTAAATTAGTCTGAGGTTAAGCTGAGGTTCTTAGTGTTAAATTAGTCGCAGGTTAAGCTGAGGTTCTCAGTGTTAAGTTAGTCGCAGGTTAACCTGAGGTTCTCAGTGTTGTAAGTCGCAATGTTCTGTTAGTCTGAGGTTCACCTGAGGGTCTCAGTGTTCTGTTAGTCTGAGGTTCACCTGAGGGTCTCAGTGTTCTGTTAGTCTGAGGGTAACCTGAGGGTCTCAGTGTTCTGTTAGTCTGAGGTTCACCTGAGGGTCTCAGTGTTCTGTTAGTCTGAGGTTCACCTGAGGGTCTCAGTGTTCTGTTAGTCTGAGGGTAACCTGAGGTTCCACCTGCAGGTGTTCCAGAAGGTGTCTGAGGAGAACAAGGGGAAGGTCCACGTGTTCTACTGCGGCGCTCCGGCGCTCGCCAAGACCATCAAGGCCCAGTGTGAGCACTTCGGGTTCCACTTCTACAAGGAGAACTTCTGAAGCACGCGCTGTTGTTccttctttttgtgtgtgttttcctttgtgtgtgtgattgtgtgtgtgtgtgtgtgtgtgtgtgtgtgtgtgtgtgtgtgtgtgtatgtgtgtgtgtctgtgtgtgtgcgtgtgcgtgcgtgcgtgcgtgcgtgtgtgtgtgtgtgtgtgtgtgtgtgtgtgtgtgtgggtgtgtgtgtgtgtgtgtgtgtgtgttatacttCTGCATGGAACCCTATCTTACACATGTATTGAACATAAAAAAGCGTATACACAAGGTATATATATCCATGGAAAGTGTGTACGATATGTAAGATATGGATGTGTGGCTGCCGATCAGTTGGTTTTGGTGATGTCTTGTGTTTAGTAAAGAGTAGGATGGGTTTAACCACTCAACTGGACTGTGAATCTCACGACAGAACTTAATTAACTCAGCTTCTCTCAACTGAACTTTATTCAACTGTAATGTACTTGATACCGAACAGAACTTTATTTAACTCTGTGTCATAAATCTTCATTTAACAGAACTCTATGTAACTGAACTTTAATAAATGTTGTTTTACTAAACAATGTATTAAATGTGCTTTGTTTAACTGAACTTTATTACACAGCACTTAACTCACAACATTTGATACTATGTTTCTCAAATCGCACTTTGACATTTACCACaccttctttatttctttattcattgtCAATTGGATTTAATATTATACAGGCATTCatgcatattatatatatattaacataactatcacaaaatatttatatatagctATTGAGATTCAaccaaagtctgcatattcatgcggggACCACATTTTTCTCAAATATGCCGTACTTTAACCGCATAAATTGCCGATTTCCGCGCAAAATATCCtgggcttgcatgatttcataatccccgcattttcgttgcaaaaaagtcacatatatcttagaagaaatttgaaaaaaattgcgtttacttcacacaagagcagccattttTTGCACGTTCCCACAATTTCATTGCATAAAATTgcatatttcatcgcattttttaagaaaatgtgccacataatcaaggatttttggccgcaacaaTCGCAAAAAAACCGCcacatttttctggagggactgttAAGCGCAACAGAGAACGACATTCAtaccaatgcatttcaattggGAGTTTTTTTCAACCAGAGCTGTTAGCCTAAGAATCATACTGTCAAACTCTCAACataaacaattattatttagaCCCACACAAAccatatgtgtaatccaaggcATTTAATGACTTGGACCAGTAAATATAAATTACTTTACATTGACTTCCATTCTAATTTTCCTAGGTCCGGATGAGGCATAGACCTATTAAAGGATGGAGGTCTagcggaaggggcgtgacttacGAGCTCGACCCACTCGTTCCCATGACGACATTGCAGCTGAGCTGCTGTAAAttgtgtttttgtcgtaaactcgGTCCTGCTGGCTAGGAGGGTCCATGGGAAGAATTAATTACTATAGACGTTCTCTCTTTTTATATACATTCTCCGCTATTACTAATTACTATTACTAACTCAACACTGGTTCTGTTTGATATCACGTAATCATAATAAACCACCGCTAGAGATGAAGAAAATATTCTGATTAATCAAGGCACTGCGTTTCATCATTAATTGAGTTATTTGTAATTAAacgttagggtgtgtgtgtgtctgggctgGGGAGGTGTTCTTTTGTTTGTCTCCATCGTTTTGTTTACGTGTCTTCACTTTGAAGTCTGGCAACCTCCGCCGTGGGTTGCCAGACCCGCCCCGTTAACCGGTACCCGCCCCTTCCAGGAAGcggttctcctcctccgtgtTGTTGTGGAGCTCTGAGGACCCGAGCCCAGAGGACCCGGAGGACCCGGTGGACCCGGTACTAACGGGTGGACCCGGTACCAACGCGAGGACCCGGTACTAACGGGAGGACCCGGTACCAACGGGGCTGACCCGCTCTGAGGCCGTAGGACCCGGAGGACCCGGTACCAACAGTCTAACGTGGACTTGATATCTGCTGACCCGGTACGAACGGCTACTAACGGGTCGGTCTAACCGGGACTCGATACCGCTGACCCGATCTGACGCGGAGGACCCACTACTAACCGCCAACGTGGACTCGATATCCGCTTCTGATCAGGTGTGTTGTTTGATCTGGGAACACCTGCCGAGCCAGACCGAGTATATACCTATATAGTTACCAGTATATCTACCAGTATAGTTACCAACATTGTTACCTTGGATATTGATATTGACTTGTTAATGCTGGAtattgatagtgtgtgtgtgtgtgtgtgtgtgtgtgtgtgtgtgtgtgtgtgtgtgtgtgtgtgtgtgtgtgtgtgtgtgtgctgctatAGTATGGAAGTTGGGGGTCACATGGGTCTGCGCCGGGGGTCCTAGGATCGTTTTCGGGCCTCAGCTGAACGATCACATGACCTCAGTTCTTGAGAATCCCCAGCATgcctctcttgtgtgtgtgtgtgtgtgtgtgtgtgtgtgtgtgtgtgtgtgtgtgtgtgtgtgtgtgtgtgtgtgtgtgtgtgtgtgtgtgtgtgtgtgtgtgtgtgtgtgtgtgcttatgcatgtgtgtgtgatcctgaACTGTAGGACCAATCACATCACTAGAAAGATCTGAAGACATCTTATGATTTCCAGTTCAAATTATCAGATTAGTTCCATGATgagaaggaggtgggaggaggtcaTGAGGCGAGTGTCTTCAGCCCTCTGAGAGTAGAGGACAGACCAGGACTGGGGTACCGCTAGACTCGCTAGGGTAGACTAACTTAACTAGGGTAGACTAACTTAAATAGTGTAGACTTGCTTAACTAGGGTAGACTTGCTTAACTAGGGTAGACTCTCTTAACTACGGTAGACTAACTTAACTAGGGTAGACTAACTAACTAggttagacacacaaacagtaacTAGGGTAGACTCACTTAACTAGGGTAGACTCACTTAACTAGGGTAGACTCACTAACTAAGGTAGACTCACTTAACTAGGGTAGACTCACTTAACTAGGGTAGACTCACTAACTATGGTAGACTCACTTAACTAGGGTAGACTCACATACAGTAACTCGGGTAGACTCACTTAACTAGGGTAGACTCACTTAACTAGGGTAGACTCACTAACTATGGTAGACTCACTTAACTAGGGTAGACTCACATACAGTAACTCGGGTAGACTCACTTAACTAGGGCAGACTAAGTCAGCAGGATCTTTGAACCAGACCAGAGCGTTTGTGACCTTCGACCCTCTGACCGCCAGAAGGTGGGCAGAGGTTCaatgtgacctttgaccccctggcccccagacggtgacctttgaccctctgacccccagacaGCTGTCCCATGGCGGGCTACGACGAGGACCTCCTGAGGAACCCCTTCTACCGGGAGCTGGAGCGGAGCCGGCCGGACCTCTGCAGCCGCGTCGCCCAGGTCAACGGGGTGGTGAGTCGCTCATTATCACACAACTCATTATCACACAACTCATTATCATTAAACACATTATCAttaaacacattatcacacaactcattatcattaaacacattatcattaaacacattatcattaaacacattatcattgaacacattatcacacaactcattatcacacaacacattatcacacaacacattatcacacaacacattatcacacaactcattatcacacaacacattatcacacaacacattatcattaaacacattatcacacaactcattatcacacaacacattatcacacaacacattatcattaaacacattatcacacaactcattatcacacaacacattatcacacaacacattatcattaaacacattatcacacaacacattatcattgaacacattatcacacaacacattatcacacaacacattatcatta encodes:
- the nox5 gene encoding NADPH oxidase 5, whose protein sequence is MSLDEDTRWLEWVTKQFEAIAGEDKEIDLEEFKTALKVKESFFAERFFALFDSDGSSSISLDELLGALNLLIHGSEADKLRFLFQVYDVDGSGSIDPDELRTVLKSCLRESAISLPEEKLDDLTLALFESADKDRSGAITFEELKAELENFPEVMENLTISAANWLKPPEAEERRRQAPRYLTRAYWQNNSRKLTFLMAYALLSLLLFSSALLHHRGGGVCYMVAKGCGQCLNFNCTFVMVLMLRRCLTWLRATWLVRVLPLDQNILLHQIVGYAILVFTVVHTSAHILNFAHLSQHTGYSLWEYLLTTRPGVGWVRGSASLTGVVLQLLIGLMVLCSSTFVRRSGHFEVFYWSHLSYVWVWSLLVVHCANFWKWFLVPGLVFLLEKVLGLAFAHMGGLYIVEVNLLPSKVTHLVIKRPPFFTFKPGDYLYINIPDIATYEWHPFTISSAPEQSDTLWLHIRSMGQWTNRLFEFFRQPETLASSPKRLATSLRNKRQLVQTQEQNFWATVSNGTVATNEDEAVELTMYRQRSSGAAASTVAEVPPGVQAAPGEEGAKGEETLTQDQLDHVEKGEGPHLREIPAKLGDNHQLCNIKCYVDGPYGTPTRQIFASEHAVLIGAGIGITPFASILQSIMYRYRRRKQNCPNCSYSWCENIIDSDMKLRKVDFIWINRDQKSFEWFVSLLTKLEMDQADEEPEGRFLEMHMYMTSALSKNDMKAIGLQMALDLLAKKEKRDSITGLQTRTQPGRPDWAKVFQKVSEENKGKVHVFYCGAPALAKTIKAQCEHFGFHFYKENF